CGCTTCATTGGGCAGCCTATACAGATGCAGGTGATATCGTGGCGCTCCTCATCACAAATGGGGCGGATCTCACCCTGACCGATAACAATAGCCAGACAGCTCAGGCGGTTGCCGAGGAACGCAATTCCAAATCCGCACTGGAAGCCATGAAGCCCCACAAGCCATCTTTCGTGGCGGGGCTATTTAATGATTCAAAGAAGCCTGAAAAAAAGGTCGAGGCGACTCCCAAAGAAACACCCCCGCCACCCGCTCCAGTCAAAATTCAGAAGCCTGCAGTTCAACCGGCCACAGAACCCGAAGGCAAAATAACGCAAGAGTTCAGTAACGGCGCCCGCTACACCGGCCAGATTCCCTCCTACACCAAACGATATGAGGGGGAAATCACTTTCTCGGACGGCTCGCGTTATTCGGGACAGCTCCTCGCAAAGAAAAGGGATGGTCAAGGCAAACTAACGATCCCTGGCGGCTCCCAAACCGGCGTTCAATATGAAGGCAGTTGGCTCAATGACGCCCGTCACGGTCTTGGAAGCGAAACCTTTGCCAACGGCGACAAATATACTGGCCAGTGGAAAAATGACGCCATGAATGGCGAGGGAACCTACACCTTCAATAACGGCGGCCAAATTACCGGCCAGTGGAAAAGCGGCCATCTGGTCAGCGGGCATGGCTCCTTCAAATTCGGTGAAAGCGATCAATACAGCGGCGATTGGCAGAACGATATGATGCATGGCGAAGGCACCTATATCACTTCCGGCGGAACTAAAACGTCCGGCTTCTGGAAAAAGAATGAATTTATGGGGGCATCAAAATAACGCCGCTGAGTGGCGTTATTTTGCTCTTGTCTATAGAAACACCCCTCCGCCATAATGCCACCCTGTTTTGTTTGCAGAGAACTTATTGACCAGAAGGAAGACAACCATGAAGCAGATCAAAATATTTCTGAATGAAGATGAAATGCCGCGCCAGTGGTACAATATCGCCGCCGACTTCCCACATGCCATGCCCCCCCCGGTCACACCGGACGGCAAACCGATCACCCCGGTGATGCTTGCCCCCGTCTTCCCCATGAACCTGATTGAGCAGGAGGTCAGCACAAAACGCTGGATCGATATTCCCGATGAAGTCCTTCAAATCCTGTGGCAGTGGCGCCCCAGCCCGCTTTGCCGTGCTTATCGGCTTGAGCAGGCCCTCAAAACCCCGGCTAAGATTTATTACAAGAACGAAGGCGTATCGGCCCCCGGCAGCCACAAGCCCAATTCCGCCGTGCCTCAGGCCTATTACAACAAAGTCTTCGGCATCAAGCGCATCACCACGGAGACCGGCGCCGGCCAGTGGGGTTGCTCGATCGCCATGGCCTGCCAGATGTTCGGCCTGGAATGCAAAGTCTACATGGTGAAAATCAGTTTCGAACAGAAACCTTTGCGTAAAATCATGATGCAGACCTGGGGTGCCCAATGCGTGGCCAGCCCGAGCCAGGAGACCAATGCCGGCCGCACCATCCTGCAGAATGACCCTAACTGCCCCGGCAGTCTGGCCATTGCCATCAGTGAAGCGATCGAGGACTGTGTCACCCACAAGGATACCCGTTACGCCCTTGGGAGTGTGTTGAACCATGTGTTGCTGCACCAGACCATCATTGGACTGGAAACCAAAAAACAATTCGAGAAAGTTGGACTTTATCCGGACGTGGTTATCGGCTGCGCCGGTGGCGGCTCCAATTTCGCGGGAATGGCCTTCCCCTTCCTGGCCGACAAAATTGCAGGCACCCGGAATCCCAAAGTTATTGCCGTCGAACCGTCAGCTTGTCCCAAAATGACCAAGGGCAAGTTCGCCTATGATTCCGGGGATGTCGCCATGATGACGCCTCTGTTACCCATGTATAGCCTTGGCCACTCCTTTGTGCCGGCCCCGATCCATGCGGGCGGACTTCGTTATCACGGCATGGCCCCGCTGGTCAGTCACGCCCTGCGCGAAGGCCTGATCGAAGCCCAGGCCATTCCCCAGCTGGAATGCTACCGGGCCGCCATGGCCTTCACCCAGGCGGAAGGCTTTATCCCCGCCCCCGAAACGTCACACGCTATAGCCATGGCCATCCGCGAAGCGAACCTGGCCAAGGAAGAGGGCAAGGAAAAGGTTATCGTCCTGAACTGGTCCGGCCACGGCATCATGGATTTGAGCGGCTATCAGGCCTTCTTTGACGGCAAACTGACGGATTACGTTCTGCCGGATGACGAAATCGCCAAGGCCCAGGCCTGCTTGAAAGATCTACCGAAGCCCCCGCCGCTGAAGTAAGTGAAACCTAAAAAACGCCATCTGAAGCGCTTCAGATGGCGTTTTTTGTTTTATATGGTCAGGAGACGGTTGTGAAGGACTGGCCAGCGGCGCAGCGTTGCCATACAAAATCGTATATCCGGGCAGCCGCGGCGTCAGTTTCCTGTTCAGTGAAAGGCGGGATGGGCAGCGCTTCATAAAGTTGATCCAGGATGAGTGTCTTTACCTCGGCCTGGGTCTGCTCCTTGGCGGTCCACTGTTGCATGTGCGCAAGAATCGCGGTCAGCGACGCGAGAAGTTGCCGGGACGCCTGCTTCACCCGTTCGCGGGCAACTTTACTGAGCTGTTCCTGTTGCAGGAGATCAAATAGGGCCAGTTCGTCTTCGGATAACCCCTCCCGAACGGCGCGTTTCTGTTCATCGTCCAATTTCGACGATAGATCAAAAAGGTCGGCGAAGGTCTGCTCAACCGTCGCACGATCTTTCTCCCTGTTATAGGCGGCAATGATCTCCTGATACTTGGCGTAGTAGTCCATGCGTTGGGGGTTCTTCGCCAGCATGGCGGCCAGACGCTGCTCAACCACTTGACGGATATCGGCAAGAACCGTGCATTTATGGTGGGCGCGTTTGGCAAATTCGTCGCGAAGCTTGGCGAAATCGATCTTGCTGAGATCAACGGTCAGCCCTGCAGACTGATCGCGCCCAGAACCCTGAGTGCTAATGGCCGCATTCACGATCTTGTGAAGTTCTTTCAAGATTTCGGTCACATCGGCGTTGTCCCGGTTCTCCTGCAATTTTTTATAGACTGCCTCGATATTATCATGCCGCTCGGCATAGGCGTAGACGGCCGGCTCGGAAATAAGCGTCTTGAACCGTGAAAAAACCTCACGAGCCATGATCTCAAAGCGGCGCTTGGTCTCATCATTAACGTAGAGCGCATCGGTGGCGTCGCGTAATGCCTCAATACGGTCAAACCCACGGGCACCGTGAAGCCGGGCAACATCAAACTTCCGGTCGAGGAGAAACTTCTCCGTTAGACTCAGTGAATCCACAAGAGATTTGATCAGGTCTTCCATAGGCGTGGCAACCTCAGGGTCTTTCCCGCCACCACCTTCTTCCCCTCCACCCTTCTCATCACCGGCATCGCCAAGCGCATACTGGGCAAGCGCTTCCCGGATGCTCTTCATGACGCCATTATAGTCGACGATGACACCACAATCCTTGTCGCCATAAACGCGGTTGGCCCGGGCAATGGCCTGCATGACGTTTTGTGCCCGCATCGGCTTGTCGATGTAAAGGGTGGAGAGACACTCAACATCGAACCCGGTGAGCCACATGGCGCACACGATGGCAATACGGAAGGGATGTTCCGGATCCTTAAAGGCATCTTCAACCCGAACGCGCTGACCGTCTGCGGCATCGAATCCCTGTTTGATCAGGGCGCGGTGCGGCTTAATATCGAAATCCCACTTCTTGAAGTCCTTTACCTCATTCTGGGCTTCGCTGATAATGATGTGGATAAGCGTGGATTTCATCCAGGCGACGCGCGCGCGGAGGTTGTCCCAGACCTTCTGCAGGGCTTCCTTTTTGTCCAGGTCTGCGGTCGCCGCCATCGCCATGGCTGCCTGGTTGGCATCGACCTGAAGTGCCTCAATCTTTTTCACCCATCGGGGCAGGATGCGCTGGTGCATCCGGGCGCATGTGAGCTTGTCGATACAGACCAACATGGACTTACCGGA
This sequence is a window from bacterium. Protein-coding genes within it:
- a CDS encoding TrpB-like pyridoxal phosphate-dependent enzyme; its protein translation is MKQIKIFLNEDEMPRQWYNIAADFPHAMPPPVTPDGKPITPVMLAPVFPMNLIEQEVSTKRWIDIPDEVLQILWQWRPSPLCRAYRLEQALKTPAKIYYKNEGVSAPGSHKPNSAVPQAYYNKVFGIKRITTETGAGQWGCSIAMACQMFGLECKVYMVKISFEQKPLRKIMMQTWGAQCVASPSQETNAGRTILQNDPNCPGSLAIAISEAIEDCVTHKDTRYALGSVLNHVLLHQTIIGLETKKQFEKVGLYPDVVIGCAGGGSNFAGMAFPFLADKIAGTRNPKVIAVEPSACPKMTKGKFAYDSGDVAMMTPLLPMYSLGHSFVPAPIHAGGLRYHGMAPLVSHALREGLIEAQAIPQLECYRAAMAFTQAEGFIPAPETSHAIAMAIREANLAKEEGKEKVIVLNWSGHGIMDLSGYQAFFDGKLTDYVLPDDEIAKAQACLKDLPKPPPLK
- a CDS encoding ankyrin repeat domain-containing protein produces the protein MIKTLALSIIALTVLGGTALRGEAAPLHNAIKEQDLSKVRLLLKEADTNSVNAQDANNTTPLILAAIQGNLDIVKALVEAGANVNLATEGGLTPLHCAVNKDFHEMAKYLIKKGANVNAVTAKGSTSLHWAAYNKNYALCKILIQAGATVNSKATTGFTPLHWAAYTDAGDIVALLITNGADLTLTDNNSQTAQAVAEERNSKSALEAMKPHKPSFVAGLFNDSKKPEKKVEATPKETPPPPAPVKIQKPAVQPATEPEGKITQEFSNGARYTGQIPSYTKRYEGEITFSDGSRYSGQLLAKKRDGQGKLTIPGGSQTGVQYEGSWLNDARHGLGSETFANGDKYTGQWKNDAMNGEGTYTFNNGGQITGQWKSGHLVSGHGSFKFGESDQYSGDWQNDMMHGEGTYITSGGTKTSGFWKKNEFMGASK